From a single Notolabrus celidotus isolate fNotCel1 chromosome 7, fNotCel1.pri, whole genome shotgun sequence genomic region:
- the LOC117815900 gene encoding bifunctional UDP-N-acetylglucosamine 2-epimerase/N-acetylmannosamine kinase-like, producing MDMKMAEPITAAHLISAAKLGNPRAEAVLNKASTALGVGIVNILHMLNPSLVILSGVLASYYQAPVQNVISEKALMSAQNIKVLVSQLEEPALLGAASMVLDYATRRTY from the exons ATGGACATGAAGATGGCTGAGCCAATCACTGCTGCACACCTCATCAGTGCAGCCAAACTGGGAAACCCTCGAGCTGAGGCTGTTCTAAACAAAG CCTCCACAGCTCTGGGTGTGGGTATCGTGAACATCCTCCACATGCTGAACCCCTCTCTGGTGATTCTGTCGGGGGTCTTGGCCTCTTACTACCAGGCTCCGGTGCAGAATGTCATCTCTGAGAAAGCCCTCATGTCTGCTCAGAACATCAAGGTCCTTGTGTCACAACTGGAGGAGCCGGCTTTACTTGGAGCAGCTAGCATGGTGTTGGACTACGCAACCAGGAGGACATATTGA